One stretch of Vulgatibacter sp. DNA includes these proteins:
- the rpmI gene encoding 50S ribosomal protein L35, translating into MPKLKTNSGAKKRFRVNSKGTVKYRQANARHNFTNKSPTQKRQNRGTSTLVSQDAKKVIKELFPYGSNI; encoded by the coding sequence ATGCCGAAGCTGAAGACGAACAGCGGCGCCAAGAAGCGGTTCCGCGTCAACTCGAAGGGCACCGTGAAGTACCGCCAGGCGAACGCCCGGCACAACTTCACCAACAAGTCGCCCACGCAGAAGCGCCAGAACCGCGGCACCTCGACCCTCGTGTCGCAGGACGCGAAGAAGGTCATCAAGGAGCTCTTCCCCTACGGCTCGAACATCTGA
- the rplT gene encoding 50S ribosomal protein L20: MRVKRGFKARRRRNRVLKLAKGFRGRRKNTYKRANESVERALDYATRDRRQKKRDFRRLWIVRINAAARQNGLSYSRLIAGLAKAGSGLDRKVLADIALFDPKGFAAVVAAARA; encoded by the coding sequence ATGCGAGTCAAAAGAGGCTTCAAGGCGCGTCGTCGCCGCAATCGGGTTCTCAAGCTTGCGAAGGGCTTCCGCGGTCGGCGGAAGAATACCTACAAGCGCGCGAACGAGTCGGTCGAGCGCGCACTCGACTACGCGACCCGGGATCGCCGGCAGAAGAAGCGGGACTTCCGCCGCCTCTGGATCGTCCGTATCAACGCGGCTGCTCGGCAGAACGGCCTGAGCTACTCGCGCCTGATCGCCGGCCTGGCGAAGGCGGGCAGCGGCCTCGACCGCAAGGTCCTCGCCGACATCGCGCTCTTCGACCCCAAGGGTTTTGCCGCCGTCGTCGCGGCTGCCCGGGCGTAA